A genomic stretch from Megalobrama amblycephala isolate DHTTF-2021 linkage group LG22, ASM1881202v1, whole genome shotgun sequence includes:
- the LOC125258184 gene encoding holocytochrome c-type synthase encodes MGASVSSLAPNIQAESAMSSPHFGGMSPPPGCPMHQESPKSSPPPECPMHQAQTPPASPPHQERAYEFVECPMRASEGAIDPTNMMPPPNQVPSPDQPFPLSMKREESKIPRAGTEQNWVYPSEQMFWNAMLRKGWRWKDDSLAPEDMSNIIQIHNRNNDQAWQEILKWEALHASECPCGPSLKRFGGKAKEFSPRARIRHWMGYELPFDRHDWIVDRCGKEVRYVIDYYDGDIDKDTYQFSILDVRPAIDSMGAVWDRMKVAWWRWTS; translated from the exons ATGGGTGCGTCCGTATCCAGTCTTGCCCCCAATATCCAGGCAGAGTCTGCGATGTCATCGCCTCATTTTGGTGGGATGTCCCCGCCCCCTGGGTGTCCCATGCATCAAGAGTCCCCTAAAA GCTCTCCGCCTCCTGAGTGCCCGATGCATCAGGCTCAGACGCCTCCGGCCAGCCCGCCACACCAGGAGAGAGCTTATGAGTTTGTCGAATGTCCCATGAGAGCTTCTGAAGGAGCTATCGATCCCACAAATATG ATGCCCCCTCCAAACCAGGTGCCCTCCCCGGACCAGCCATTCCCTTTGTCCATGAAAAGAGAGGAGTCTAAAATCCCACGAGCAGGCACAGAACAGAACTGGGTCTATCCTTCGGAACAGATGTTCTGGAATGCCATGCTGCGGAAGGG GTGGCGCTGGAAGGATGACAGTCTCGCTCCCGAAGACATGTCCAATATAATCCAGATCCACAATCGTAACAACGATCAAGCCTGGCaggaaatcctgaagtgggaaGCCCTTCATGCCAG CGAGTGTCCATGCGGTCCATCTCTGAAGAGATTCGGGGGCAAAGCCAAAGAGTTTTCACCCAGAGCCAGAATACGTCACTGGATGGG ATATGAATTGCCTTTCGACCGGCACGATTGGATCGTAGATCGGTGTGGAAAGGAAGTCCGCTATGTCATTGATTACTACGACGGGGACATTGATAAAGACACCTACCAGTTCTCCATCCTGGACGTGCGTCCGGCCATCGATTCTATGGGGGCCGTCTGGGATCGGATGAAGGTGGCCTGGTGGCGCTGGACATCGTAG